TCCAATAATTCATCAAAAATTTCATTCCCAAAACCAACACCACCAACATGCCAAACAAACCTATCTCACTCCAGAAGTTTAAAATAATATTATGTGGATACATATAGATCTCAGTTGGCTGCCAAGCTTGCTTTTTGAATTCTTCATTATACAAAACCTTTCTTAGCCACTCAGGATCTTGTTTATCTTCAATCCAAATCCCCTCTGCGTGATAAGGTTCGATAGTAGTTTGATAGCCAGCTAATCCTGCACCAAAAACTTCTCTCCCGTCCGTTAACATAGTCCACGTTTCTTTCCATTGCTGAACGCGAATTTGACCTGAATGATCAGACAGAGAAATTTTATCAACAGCGTAAGTTCGTGCTTGAGGAATAAAAGAGACGAGCAAGACGAGCGAAACAAGCGAAACGAGCGAAATAAGTCGCAATCTTTTATTTGGGTAAAATAATCCTAGAAAAATAACTGCTGCCAAGATTCCGAACAACGCTCCTTCGGAGCGAGCGAAGATAATCGCGGATAATGGCACTAAAACACAAAAGCACGAAAGCACAAAAACCCAACTGTACAGACGCGATTTATCGCGTCTCCCTTTTCCAAAAAAAACAATAATCAAACCTAAAAACAAAATAACAATCGGAGCTAAATACAAACCAACCGCATTTGGAAATCCATACCACGAAACAACTCGACGCGTAGCTTCAGCTGCCCAGAATGAGTTTTCAATTCCAATTGGCCAGAACTTCTGAATAATTGCCGGGATAGCAACCACCAAAGCGGAAGCACCAAGAGCCCCAGTAATTAATGAAACCAACTTTACCCCTGACTTTAGTCGGGGAATATTTATTAATACTACAAAAAATAAAATTGGTTCGATAAAATAAGCTTTCCAAATTCCAAGCGCTACCGTTCTATCTGGTGAAACAAAAACACTAACTGTCGCAAAAAACAAAAATATCAAAATCCACCACTTGTAATTACTTAAAGTTACGGATTTGTAATATTTGTAAAAATTTGCAGCATTTGTAACTTTCTTAATCAACCAAACAACAAACAGTAACAAAATCATCACTTCCAGCAAAGTCATTGGTAAACCAAAAACCGAAAATCGAATCAAATATGTTGGTAAACAAAATATAACGAAGGCCACTGCCCAGTCAATTCGTTTCCATGCCAATATGGCAAATAACACACAATAAATTGTCAGCAAATAAATCATATATTTATAATTAACTCAACAAAACCTTTTTGTATTCATCTAACATTTCACTGAGTAAAAACTTACTTTTTACCTTGCGTAGCCCTGCCTCTACAAATTGCTGAGCGATATCCTTTTCTTTATACAACAACAAAATTGCTTTGGCTAATGCCTGAGGACTACCGACTTCAACCAAGATGCCGTTTTTACCATGTTCTACAACTTCCGGAATACCACCGGTCAAAGTTGAAATCACAGGTTTTGAACAGGCCATTGCTTGGATTAAAGTAATTCCCAATGACTCCTTGAGCGACGGTAAAACAAAAACATCAAAATCATAAATCCAATCCAAAAAATTATCTTTGTACCCAACTAATTTAACTTTATTTCCCATCCTGAACGTTTCAGTTAGCCATTGTAAATTTTTTCTTTGTGGTCCTTCCCCAACAATTATTAAATCTATGTTTGGAATTTTATCTTTTAAAATATCAACAGCTTTAATCAAATATTCCAACCCCTTTATTTCATCTAGTCTTGCCACGCAACCAACTGTAAAATTTCTTTTTTCATAGTTTACAGATCTTTTCTCGGCCATCATTTCAAACAAATCCTCTTGCTTTTTGAATATTGTTGGCTCTACTCCATGACGAATAACAATTACATCTTTTACTCCCAAATTTTCTAATTCTTGTTTAACGAAATGGGAAATTGCCACAACATCAACTTTTGAGCTCCACCACTTATATAAAAAGCGATATATGTTATTGCTTAATGTCGGATCTATTGACAAAGCTTCTGGCCATATAACTTTATAACCCAAAAGTAATGCCACTGGTGTCATAATTAATTTATCAGTTAATCCCAGGCAATATAGTTTTTCAATTTTAAATTTATATCGACAATACACCAATCCGATCAACGAACTCAAAACTAATAATGGCCAACTAAATAAAAAAGTAACTTTTGAACCACGAGTTTCTGGTGCTAAACCTAGCCACCATCGTTGATTTGGCCAACCTTGTTTTTTGAACTCACTAAGCATCACAGGACAAGAGGCCAACAAAAAAAAGCGCACCCCTTTGCCCTCTAAATTTTTCACTAAACTAAATGTATGCTTTTCCACTCCGCTCAAACTGGCCTTAAATGGAAACTTAGTTATCAGAATTCTAGTTTCTGGTATCATATTATTTCAGTTTTACAAATTCCTGAATCGTTTCTTTTCTGATCCCGCCAAACAAATACAAAAACCCGAAGTAAACCACTCCGGCAATCATTAACAAAATAAGAACATGCCAACTTCTCACAGAATACAAAACTCCAGACATAATTATAGCTGCTGGGATTGTCTTTAGAAATGTTTTTAGACTTGGGAAAAATTTTATTGCTCTATAGATAAGAACTGCGGTCCATATCATTATCAATGCTTCACTAAAAACGGTCATCCAGGCTGCACCCCAATATCCATACTTTGGAATGAAAATAAAATAACCAACCAACGTCAATACTGCCACAGTTAAATATCCCCACATCATTGTTTTTTGTCGATTTACTGCTACTACCGCATAAGCAAATAAACT
This region of Candidatus Falkowbacteria bacterium genomic DNA includes:
- a CDS encoding glycosyltransferase family 4 protein; its protein translation is MIPETRILITKFPFKASLSGVEKHTFSLVKNLEGKGVRFFLLASCPVMLSEFKKQGWPNQRWWLGLAPETRGSKVTFLFSWPLLVLSSLIGLVYCRYKFKIEKLYCLGLTDKLIMTPVALLLGYKVIWPEALSIDPTLSNNIYRFLYKWWSSKVDVVAISHFVKQELENLGVKDVIVIRHGVEPTIFKKQEDLFEMMAEKRSVNYEKRNFTVGCVARLDEIKGLEYLIKAVDILKDKIPNIDLIIVGEGPQRKNLQWLTETFRMGNKVKLVGYKDNFLDWIYDFDVFVLPSLKESLGITLIQAMACSKPVISTLTGGIPEVVEHGKNGILVEVGSPQALAKAILLLYKEKDIAQQFVEAGLRKVKSKFLLSEMLDEYKKVLLS